A stretch of the Streptomyces sp. NBC_01428 genome encodes the following:
- a CDS encoding CASTOR/POLLUX-related putative ion channel, protein MGWLVVSCLAVVIPVSALLVWTDPAAPRSLVERLEAVWRTSAQTLRLGEASGTPLRMALSAVLGLVALLCVSTLVGVITTGLEKRLTELSRGRSTVLEQGHAVVLGWSDQVFTVVAELLAAQTARSGRRAQPVVLLADRDKTEMERALAIHVGAAARGRVICRSGPASDPAVLALVSPQTARTVLVLPSGEATGDAEVLRILLALRTVLGEDAQGPPVLAAVSDDRFRAPARLAAGRHGTVLESDTVTARLIAHCVGRPGLSLVLRDLLDFAGDEFHLTDAVAFEGRPFGAALLGHANACVVGLFTADGRTVLNPAPETVVEPGSRLIVVARDEDSTRSEDCRRLVDPSARAVAVAPAADAARLLLLGWNRRAPLVIAQLRDTARSGSVLDVVTEGAVPGAERTVPGPSREPGPPDTADAARLEVRFRSAALSRPETLLGLDLAPYDAVMVLGPDAGSGPDRPDDWTLVTLLGLRLVEQRTGRDVRVVTELTDDRNRPLAPLNPGSDVIVSGELTGLLMAQIAQNPHLAAVFEELFSAEGNTICLRPAGDYVRVGTTATFATVVAAARDRGECAIGYRRRDQWALSPAHGVCLNPHKGERREWGAEDQVVVVAVEFTGAAADGGGLGAQEERVGRQRTP, encoded by the coding sequence ATGGGCTGGCTGGTGGTCTCCTGCCTGGCCGTCGTCATCCCGGTGAGCGCGCTGCTCGTGTGGACGGACCCCGCCGCGCCGCGGTCGCTCGTGGAGCGGCTGGAGGCGGTGTGGCGCACGAGCGCGCAGACCCTGCGCCTGGGCGAGGCGAGCGGCACCCCGCTGCGGATGGCGCTGTCGGCCGTACTCGGTCTCGTGGCGTTGTTGTGCGTGTCGACGCTGGTCGGTGTGATCACCACAGGCCTCGAGAAGCGGCTGACGGAGCTGAGCCGTGGCCGGTCGACGGTGCTGGAACAGGGGCATGCCGTGGTCCTCGGCTGGTCGGACCAGGTGTTCACGGTGGTGGCCGAGTTGCTGGCCGCGCAGACCGCACGGTCCGGGCGTCGGGCGCAGCCGGTCGTCCTGCTCGCCGACCGGGACAAGACGGAGATGGAGCGGGCGCTGGCGATCCACGTCGGTGCGGCGGCGCGCGGCCGGGTCATCTGCCGCAGCGGACCGGCCAGTGATCCCGCCGTCCTCGCGCTGGTCAGCCCCCAGACGGCCCGTACGGTACTGGTGCTTCCCTCCGGCGAGGCCACCGGCGACGCCGAGGTGCTGCGGATACTGCTGGCGCTGCGCACCGTCCTCGGGGAGGACGCACAGGGACCGCCGGTGCTGGCCGCGGTGAGTGACGACCGCTTCCGGGCACCGGCCCGGCTGGCCGCTGGACGGCACGGAACCGTCCTGGAGTCCGACACCGTCACCGCGCGCCTGATCGCCCACTGCGTCGGCCGGCCGGGCCTCTCCCTCGTCCTGCGCGACCTCCTCGACTTCGCCGGCGACGAGTTCCATCTCACCGACGCCGTCGCCTTCGAAGGACGGCCCTTCGGCGCGGCCCTCCTGGGCCACGCGAACGCGTGCGTGGTCGGGCTGTTCACGGCGGACGGACGTACGGTGCTCAATCCCGCGCCCGAGACCGTCGTCGAACCGGGAAGCCGGCTGATCGTCGTCGCACGGGACGAGGACTCCACCCGGAGCGAGGACTGCAGACGGCTCGTGGACCCCTCGGCCCGCGCCGTGGCGGTGGCGCCTGCCGCGGACGCGGCCCGGCTGCTCCTGCTCGGCTGGAACCGCCGTGCGCCCCTGGTCATCGCCCAGTTGCGGGACACCGCGCGCTCCGGTTCGGTGCTCGACGTGGTCACGGAGGGGGCCGTGCCCGGGGCCGAGAGGACCGTGCCGGGCCCGAGCCGGGAGCCCGGACCGCCCGACACGGCGGACGCCGCCCGGCTGGAGGTGCGGTTCCGGTCGGCCGCGCTGTCCCGGCCCGAGACCCTGCTCGGGCTCGACCTCGCCCCGTACGACGCGGTGATGGTCCTCGGGCCCGACGCGGGCAGCGGACCCGACCGGCCCGACGACTGGACGCTGGTCACACTGCTCGGCCTCCGGCTGGTGGAACAGCGCACCGGCCGGGACGTGCGGGTGGTCACCGAGCTGACAGACGACCGCAACAGGCCGCTGGCGCCGCTCAACCCCGGCTCCGACGTCATCGTCAGCGGTGAACTCACCGGCCTGCTCATGGCGCAGATCGCGCAGAATCCGCATCTGGCCGCCGTGTTCGAGGAGTTGTTCTCGGCGGAGGGCAACACCATCTGCCTGCGGCCGGCCGGGGACTATGTCCGGGTGGGCACCACGGCGACCTTCGCGACCGTGGTCGCCGCCGCGCGCGACCGCGGCGAGTGTGCCATCGGCTACCGGCGGCGCGACCAGTGGGCGCTCTCCCCCGCCCACGGCGTGTGTCTCAACCCGCACAAGGGGGAACGGCGCGAGTGGGGCGCCGAGGACCAAGTGGTCGTCGTGGCGGTCGAGTTCACGGGCGCCGCTGCTGACGGCGGTGGTCTCGGGGCGCAGGAGGAGCGGGTCGGGCGACAGCGGACGCCCTGA
- a CDS encoding alpha/beta hydrolase, protein MTKEPASDRFAARFNDAGFAVLAFDHRHFGESGGTPRQVVRFGEQRADWQAAIDFAANLPDVDPRGISLWGFSLGGGHILRVAADHPGLASVIAQSPVVDGRALAPNALRAMTPLALLRLTGRAVADALGGLLGRPPLLIPTAGVRGDVASLTTPDAMDGDRALDPEHRYSDWDQTVAARIALQMGGYRPGLHASRIRCPVLLVVCDQDRSTLPGPALEAARKAPHAEVLHLEGRHYAPFLEAHEEAVEAEVAFLRKHLAATDVVREGRGRT, encoded by the coding sequence GTGACGAAGGAACCCGCGTCGGACCGCTTCGCCGCACGGTTCAACGACGCCGGCTTCGCCGTCCTGGCCTTCGACCACCGGCACTTCGGGGAGAGCGGCGGCACCCCCCGCCAGGTCGTCCGCTTCGGTGAGCAACGCGCCGACTGGCAGGCCGCGATCGACTTCGCGGCCAATCTGCCCGACGTCGACCCCCGCGGCATCTCGCTCTGGGGCTTCTCCCTGGGCGGCGGCCACATCCTCCGCGTCGCGGCCGACCATCCGGGCCTGGCCTCGGTGATCGCGCAGTCGCCGGTCGTCGATGGCCGGGCGCTCGCTCCCAACGCGCTGCGCGCCATGACCCCTCTCGCGCTCCTGCGCCTCACCGGCCGCGCCGTCGCGGACGCGCTCGGCGGTCTCCTCGGCAGGCCTCCGCTGCTGATCCCCACCGCCGGAGTGCGCGGTGACGTCGCCTCGCTCACCACGCCCGACGCCATGGACGGTGACCGCGCGCTCGACCCCGAGCACCGCTACAGCGACTGGGATCAGACCGTCGCCGCACGGATCGCGCTCCAGATGGGCGGATACCGGCCCGGCCTCCACGCCTCCCGGATCCGGTGTCCAGTGCTGCTGGTCGTCTGCGACCAGGACCGGAGCACGCTTCCCGGCCCCGCCCTCGAAGCCGCCCGCAAGGCGCCGCACGCCGAGGTGCTGCACCTCGAAGGCCGCCACTACGCGCCCTTCCTGGAGGCGCACGAGGAGGCCGTCGAGGCGGAGGTCGCGTTCCTGCGGAAACACCTCGCCGCCACCGACGTCGTACGGGAGGGAAGAGGTCGTACGTGA
- a CDS encoding DUF4440 domain-containing protein, whose product MSKKEIDALTAEFFGAFDNRGGTAADVARIRRLVIPGGVIVKTGPEFTAYTVDEFVEPRERLLADGRLAEFHEWETSERTDIAGDVAARFGEYRKAGVLDGEPFEGGGTKAIQFVRTPEGWRIAAFSWYDAP is encoded by the coding sequence ATGTCCAAGAAGGAGATAGACGCGCTGACCGCCGAGTTCTTCGGGGCCTTCGACAACCGGGGCGGCACGGCAGCCGATGTGGCCCGGATCCGTCGGCTGGTCATCCCGGGCGGGGTGATCGTCAAGACCGGGCCGGAGTTCACGGCCTACACCGTGGACGAGTTCGTCGAACCGCGTGAACGGCTGTTGGCCGACGGCCGGCTGGCGGAGTTCCACGAGTGGGAGACCTCGGAACGGACCGACATCGCCGGAGACGTCGCGGCGCGGTTCGGGGAGTACCGGAAGGCCGGCGTCCTGGACGGCGAGCCCTTCGAGGGCGGCGGCACCAAGGCGATCCAGTTCGTCCGTACCCCGGAGGGCTGGAGGATCGCCGCGTTCTCCTGGTACGACGCGCCCTGA
- a CDS encoding phosphotransferase-like protein, which translates to MATEEAPDIADALHARIPETAAGGTVILLNGTSSSGKTSIARALLDRLEGTWFHMPVDAFHALRGGRQIPDSELQAEIDRTAKGFHRAVAGMAAGGNNLVVDYPLSRRWRLLDLLDLLVPEDTVLVAVRCPLPELNRREADRGDRSPGLAALQYAQVHAHGPHDIDVDTSVHTPSECARRIQGFLPHRPRPTAFETLRRTLSLRD; encoded by the coding sequence ATGGCGACCGAAGAGGCTCCGGACATCGCGGACGCGCTCCACGCACGTATCCCCGAAACGGCGGCCGGAGGCACGGTCATCCTGCTCAACGGCACGTCCAGTTCAGGCAAGACCAGCATCGCCCGCGCGCTGCTCGACCGGCTGGAAGGAACGTGGTTCCACATGCCGGTGGACGCCTTCCACGCCCTGCGCGGCGGCCGGCAGATCCCTGACAGCGAACTCCAGGCCGAGATCGACCGTACGGCCAAGGGATTCCACCGCGCCGTGGCCGGGATGGCGGCGGGCGGCAACAACCTGGTCGTCGACTACCCCCTGAGCCGCCGCTGGCGTCTGCTCGACCTCCTGGACCTGCTCGTCCCCGAGGACACCGTCCTGGTCGCGGTCCGCTGCCCCCTTCCCGAGCTGAACCGCCGTGAAGCCGACCGCGGTGACCGTTCGCCGGGTCTCGCTGCCCTTCAGTACGCGCAGGTGCACGCGCACGGACCGCACGACATCGACGTCGACACCAGCGTGCACACGCCCTCGGAGTGCGCCCGCCGCATCCAGGGCTTCCTGCCGCACCGGCCCCGCCCCACGGCGTTCGAGACCCTGAGACGGACGCTGTCCCTGCGGGACTGA
- a CDS encoding DUF5670 family protein encodes MVPLLLVLLLALILFGAGFALKALWIVAVVVLAVWLLGFVMRSAGPSGGRGRWYRW; translated from the coding sequence ATGGTTCCCCTGCTTCTTGTTCTTCTTCTCGCCCTGATCCTCTTCGGCGCGGGCTTCGCGCTGAAGGCCCTGTGGATCGTCGCGGTGGTCGTTCTGGCCGTCTGGCTGCTCGGCTTCGTGATGCGCTCCGCCGGTCCGAGCGGCGGACGCGGCCGCTGGTACCGCTGGTAG
- a CDS encoding SAM-dependent methyltransferase, whose amino-acid sequence MTIDPQPFPPIDTSKAHPARVYDWLLGGKDNYPVDEAVGEKLPPEAKDAARQNRQFMHRASAWLAQQGIDQFLDIGTGIPTEPNLHQIVQGIVPTASVVYTDNDPIVLRHAEALLVSKPEGATDYIQADVRQPQDIVQHARHILDFTRPVAMSLIALMHFIPDEQDAHGIVRNLIATLPSGSYLVLSHASSDLYPELSAQVTAEYAKGGIKLGFRTRGEVERFFDGLDLVSPGLVTATEWNAANEAVTPEESGIYAAVARVR is encoded by the coding sequence ATGACGATCGATCCGCAGCCGTTCCCGCCGATCGACACCAGCAAGGCACACCCCGCGCGGGTCTACGACTGGCTGTTGGGCGGCAAGGACAACTACCCGGTCGACGAGGCCGTGGGAGAGAAGCTGCCGCCCGAGGCCAAGGACGCCGCCCGGCAGAACCGCCAGTTCATGCACCGCGCGTCCGCCTGGCTCGCCCAGCAGGGCATCGACCAGTTCCTGGACATCGGCACCGGCATCCCCACCGAGCCCAACCTGCACCAGATCGTCCAGGGCATCGTGCCGACAGCGAGCGTCGTCTACACGGACAACGACCCGATCGTGCTGCGGCACGCCGAGGCCCTGCTCGTCAGCAAGCCCGAGGGCGCCACCGACTACATCCAGGCCGATGTCCGGCAGCCGCAGGACATCGTCCAGCACGCCCGGCACATACTCGACTTCACGCGCCCGGTCGCGATGTCCCTGATCGCGCTGATGCACTTCATCCCCGACGAGCAGGACGCCCACGGCATAGTCCGCAACCTGATCGCCACGCTCCCGTCGGGAAGCTACCTGGTGCTGTCGCACGCGTCGTCCGACCTCTATCCCGAACTCTCCGCGCAGGTCACGGCCGAGTACGCCAAGGGCGGCATCAAGCTGGGGTTCCGCACCCGGGGAGAGGTGGAGCGCTTCTTCGACGGCCTCGACCTCGTGTCGCCGGGCCTGGTGACCGCCACCGAGTGGAACGCGGCGAACGAGGCCGTGACGCCCGAGGAGAGCGGCATCTACGCCGCGGTCGCCCGCGTTCGCTGA
- a CDS encoding MFS transporter, producing the protein MSGPAGRTPGLFSRRDRAVIAAASISMLLVQMDWFALNLMLPVIARDFGTPTTDLQWLVSGYMLTLGALMIVGGRAADLYGRRRVIVCGLTGFAVVSVVCSLAQNTAWLTAGRVVQGMTAALIFPVTVAVVTSHFRDDRQGRAVGTVLAFSAVGTALGPFVGGAFAEHVSWRAVFLLNVPFCAAAALLMLRCVKETRDEGAARGMDLPGAVTLAGGLTAAVLAVDQGAHWGWGSAATVGCFVAGALLLCLFVYVERRTAEPLIDLSLLRNRPFVTVTAAGTVSNIVYCLVAVLSALYLQQARGLSPFNSGLVFLALSAGAGSASFWSGHLARRRRPEVLMAVGLVLSGAGLFALTWADPLALYTAVFAVVGVGLGLGWALTNVATQSYVSAGRLAAASGLVLTSLVLWGAVAVAVAATVLEALSGSAAGAASDGSAIEGVLRAAAVLAVAGAGLLVPLIRSHGGSPTADPVPNEVETTPGAAR; encoded by the coding sequence GTGAGCGGACCCGCAGGCCGGACGCCGGGGCTGTTCTCGCGCAGGGACCGAGCGGTGATCGCGGCCGCCTCCATCTCGATGCTCCTGGTGCAGATGGACTGGTTCGCGCTGAACCTGATGCTGCCGGTCATCGCCCGCGACTTCGGGACACCGACGACGGACCTGCAGTGGCTCGTGAGCGGTTACATGCTCACCCTCGGCGCGCTGATGATCGTGGGCGGACGGGCCGCCGACCTCTACGGCCGACGGCGGGTCATCGTCTGCGGGCTGACGGGCTTCGCCGTGGTGTCGGTGGTGTGCAGCCTCGCGCAGAACACGGCCTGGCTGACGGCGGGGCGCGTGGTCCAGGGAATGACGGCGGCACTGATCTTCCCCGTCACCGTGGCCGTGGTCACCTCTCACTTCCGCGACGACCGGCAGGGCCGTGCCGTGGGGACGGTCCTGGCCTTCAGCGCGGTCGGCACCGCGCTGGGTCCCTTCGTGGGCGGGGCATTCGCCGAACACGTCAGCTGGCGTGCGGTGTTCCTCCTGAACGTGCCGTTCTGCGCGGCGGCGGCCCTGCTGATGCTGCGCTGTGTGAAGGAGACCAGGGACGAAGGAGCCGCGCGGGGCATGGACCTGCCCGGCGCGGTCACGCTGGCGGGTGGTCTGACGGCGGCCGTGCTCGCTGTCGACCAGGGGGCGCACTGGGGCTGGGGTTCCGCGGCCACGGTGGGCTGTTTCGTCGCGGGCGCGCTCCTGCTGTGCCTGTTCGTGTACGTCGAGCGGCGCACGGCGGAACCCCTGATCGACCTCTCCCTGCTGCGCAACAGGCCGTTCGTGACGGTGACGGCGGCGGGCACGGTGTCGAACATCGTCTACTGCCTGGTGGCGGTGTTGTCGGCGCTGTACCTGCAACAGGCCCGCGGGCTGTCGCCGTTCAACTCGGGGCTCGTCTTCCTGGCCCTGTCGGCGGGCGCGGGCTCGGCGAGCTTCTGGTCCGGACACCTCGCGCGCCGCCGACGCCCGGAGGTGTTGATGGCGGTGGGTCTCGTGCTGAGCGGAGCGGGGCTGTTCGCCCTGACCTGGGCGGATCCGCTCGCGCTCTACACCGCCGTGTTCGCGGTGGTCGGCGTGGGCCTGGGACTTGGCTGGGCACTCACCAACGTGGCGACCCAGTCGTACGTGTCCGCCGGGCGGCTCGCGGCGGCGTCGGGGCTCGTCCTGACGTCGTTGGTGCTGTGGGGAGCGGTGGCCGTCGCGGTGGCGGCGACCGTTCTGGAGGCGCTCAGCGGTTCGGCCGCCGGGGCGGCGTCGGACGGCTCGGCGATCGAGGGCGTCCTGAGGGCAGCTGCCGTGCTGGCGGTGGCCGGCGCCGGACTCCTCGTACCCCTCATCCGCTCCCATGGCGGTTCCCCCACGGCCGACCCGGTGCCGAACGAGGTCGAGACGACTCCCGGCGCCGCCCGTTGA